One window from the genome of Dermacentor silvarum isolate Dsil-2018 chromosome 7, BIME_Dsil_1.4, whole genome shotgun sequence encodes:
- the LOC125947180 gene encoding uncharacterized protein LOC125947180 — protein sequence MAAGNVLLAGAILFSGASAVKVLRLLASVNIEAFTTSTYNVYQKGCLVPAITKVIQHMLLQNWNHVVLYVQVWSTQQASLVEACKGRDLCLLGDGRCDSPGHSAKYLTYTLMDAETRKVLNFTQVQVGQNPQVKTSPQMEKVGFVQCLGELHSKDLKVSTVTTDRHPGIRKHIREKEPGIKHELDSWHVVKGLRKKLEGIAKRAGCTILNGWIQSICNHLYFSVAMSEGNVALRISIWKSLTRHIVNIHSGHEGPYHRCLHDQLSHKEWLDPGSAVYKNLCGMVLNIRLIKDIAQLSADAQTSCLESFHSLMIRFAPKSVAYSPTLMSARFLHQNANKTRKQACGIDGKPAFRRKMLKTKKGNEVVCPVKESVTYDYVQELLEATVEECSSGSFRSMRESRTTPGPPPMSAAYARLPKHALVAKRMLRFKT from the exons ATGGCAGCGGGTAACGTCTTGCTAGCTGGGGCCATTTTGTTCAGCGGTGCCAGCGCTGTGAAAGTCTTGCGACTGCTGGCATCTGTGAACATCGAGGCCTTCACGACATCGACATACAATGTCTACCAAAAGGGTTGCCTTGTGCCGGCCATAACAAAGGTAATACAGCATATGCTTCTGCAGAACTGGAACCATGTAGTGTTGTATGTGCAGGTCTGGAGCACACAACAAGCTTCTCTAGTTGAAGCCTGTAAGGGCCGGGACCTATGCCTGCTAGGAGATGGGCGATGTGATTCTCCGGGGCATTCGGCGAAATACCTTACTTACACACTTATGGATGCGGAAACGAGAAAAGTCCTGAATTTCACTCAAGTGCAGGTCGGCCAG AATCCACAGGTGAAAACAAGCCCGCAAATGGAAAAAGTAGGCTTCGTGCAATGCCTTGGTGAACTGCACTCCAAAGACCTCAAGGTTTCAACTGTGACCACCGACAGACACCCCGGGATTCGCAAACATATCAGGGAAAAAGAGCCAGGCATCAAGCATGAGCTGGACAGCTGGCATGTTGTGAAAG GTCTGCGGAAAAAACTTGAAGGCATTGCAAAAAGGGCTGGTTGCACGATATTGAACGGGTGGATTCAATCCATATGCAACCACCTCTACTTCAGTGTTGCGATGTCCGAGGGTAATGTTGCTCTTCGGATCAGCATCTGGAAGA GCCTAACAAGACACATTGTGAACATTCACAGTGGCCATGAGGGGCCGTACCATCGATGCCTACACGACCAGCTTTCTCACAAGGAGTGGCTTGATCCTG GGAGTGCAGTTTACAAGAACCTTTGTGGAATGGTCCTGAACATCCGTCTCATCAAAGACATTGCTCAGCTTTCGGCAGATGCACAAACATCGTGTTTGGAGTCATTCCATTCGTTGATGATACGTTTTGCCCCAAAGTCTGTGGCATATTCACCAACTTTGATGTCTGCTAGGT TCTTACATCAAAATGCAAACAAGACAcgtaaacaagcttgtggcattgaCGGTAAGCCTGCATTCCGACGAAAAATGTTGAAAACAAAGAAGGGAAATGAAGTGGTCTGCCCAGTAAAAGAAAGTGTGACTTATG ACTATGTCCAGGAGCTGTTGGAAGCAACCGTGGAAGAGTGCAGCAGTGGAAGCTTCCGCAGCATGAGGGAGTCAAGGACAACTCCTGGACCACCACCCATGTCTGCAGCATATGCTCGATTGCCGAAGCATGCACTTGTGGCGAAGCGCATGCTGCGGTTTAAAACTTAA